Part of the Nicotiana sylvestris chromosome 2, ASM39365v2, whole genome shotgun sequence genome, TGAATCCCCTGATGTACGTTCTCTTTTCTTAGTATGGTTTGTGTTCAGAATCTAGAGTTAGTTAGTTCAAAGCTAGAGTTTAAAATGTGTATATAAAATTCCGTTGAATCCGCATGAACAATAATGGGTGGCTGCAGGCTTCTTTCGACAGGTACATGGAGGACAAGCCCAGAGTTTTCAAAGCCATATTTCCAGAGAACAGAGGAACCCAACGTGTTAACGAGGTTAAATACTACTACTAGTACTACTCTTCTTTTTTGTTAGCACGTAATTATATTTTGGTTCACATCTACTAAAAACATGATTTATCTGATAGTTATCTTTTTCCCATATGATAGTTGCAAAAGCTACTTATCTTACCATATTTGTCTTCCTTGTGATCGATTTTGATGTATCTATAATTTATTATTCAATGTAAATAGAAGCTTATATTACAAAATCACAAATGATCAGTGCTTCCACCTCGAGAGATGGGACATTCTCAAATTTTCTGTATGTAGTTCTGTGTAACTGAAATTAATCATCGTATTGGGGTTGAGAATAAAGGTAAAGGGTTAGGATAGGTAGCCGAGCGTTGTCCGTAGTCGTATCTCTTGACTTCTGTTTTATTACTTGTTGTTGCTTTCATTTCGGCTTTCTAATTATAGTACCTActgttagttttgtatttttgcttcGGTTTTCCGATTGGTATGCTTGTTGTTGTCCTTCTTTTAGCTTTcctgagggtctatcggaaacaacctctctgccttcttgaaggtagggataaggtctgcgtacattctaccctccccagaccccactagtgagattacactgggttgttgtatTATTAAACTCATACGTATATGGTGCAGGAGGAATGGAGAATCCGAATGGAACCGATAGTCTTTTTATTCCTCACAGCCTGGCCTGTTGTTATTATGAGAATTAGATACaaaactaaaggaaaagagtacCCTTCTGGCGTTCCCACCAATACCTCTACTGTTCTCGAGCTGAAAATTGTAAGTACATATATATACTTCAAATTGCATATACTCGATCGAGAATCTAAATTTATCTTTGTAAGtacataataattaattacttgTGGTTAATTTGCTATATATGCAGACAAAATGGGATCTAGAAGGGGTAACAGAGGGGGAAAATAAACCATCAGAATTCAGGATTAATATGGAAGGAGCACTTTACCCAGATAGAAGAGGAACAAGAAGCAGGATCAAAGGTCATTTCAATATGAGCCTTAGCTTCGCTCCGCCTCCTATGCTTGCTTTGGTTCCTCCACATGTTCATCAACATGTTACACAATCGGTTAGAAACTACAATTTTCAACTACTTAAAATAGAATTTTACACCATGCATACAATAATTCTACTTCAAAAATTTACTTTCATCGGTTGAAATTGACGTGTGATATTttagaagaattaacctaaataatcGTCCATCTAACCACTTACACTAAAAATAGCCGGCATATGTATAATATGTACTATAACCCGTGACCTCCTTCGAGCCGTGGAaactcttgcagaaatgcagggtaaggctgcgtacgatAGACCCTTATAGTCCGGCCCTTCCACGGACCCCGCCCGCATAGCGGGAACTTAGTGCATCGGGTTGCCCTTAATTCATAGTAATATATAATATGAGTATAATCGTTTATAATCAATGTATATCTGCTAGGAAAAGTAAACAGAGAATCCATCCgcctatttgtgtaaagatcccttTTTAATCTCTGAAATTTTTGGCTGCCCCCCTGCTTAATCGAACACTAATAGTTGGAGTTTTACTAATATTTCAACTTATGATATTACGATCgagattttttattttcttagaaGATAATGGTATTCCTGTATTTTAAAACACTAATTTAGTAAGGACTAGCTACTAGCAAATGATCTTTCTAACTTTGCCTTGTATATGCTATCACAGGTTATGAAGAATATGGCGGAAAGTATGCAGCATAAAGTAAGAGATAATCTGCTCGCCGATTACAcaaaattcaagaaggaaaactACAAAAATATTCCGCCTCCACAATAAGTTAGACTTTTCATTGAAGGAGAAGACCGAAAATAAGAGAAACGCTCCAAGCTCGGTGTGAATTTTCCTTTTCGTGGGCCTTTTGTATTTGTTCAACTAATCAAGCTAACAATGAATAACATTATTGGTGTATACTTTGTTAATTAGTGATATCGTGTACGCAAAGGCAAGTATgaaataagattactacttacaGGCACACTTGTCTCCctcattttttgtctttttcaggAAAGGGAAAGAACTAGTACTATTCCCTCACTAAAAATAAATAACatatttaaatttgaaaataattcaattttaaattattcattttactcattttatccttaataagaaatcacacaaatgtcatggccccacaaagtGTTTACTtcttaagcttttaagactacaagtttcaaaagtttttcttttttcttaaactctgtgtcgagtcaaactacctcatctaaattgaaacggagagagTATTAATAAAATGTTTATCAGTGGGAAAAGGGAATCTATAGTGGGGAAAGAAATACTATAGTCGAGGGACTATCGAAAACAGACACTTTGTCATTTTATGGTAGGGATAAGATTGCGTATATCTTATCATCTCAGACCTTATTTGCGAGAATTCACAAGATTTATTGTTGCGAGAATTCACAagatttattgttgttattgttctttATCAGTCAAAAATTGTTGCTGAATGATCATTTCACACTAAAGATTCAATGAGATAAAATCGTCTATGAGAACTTTACCCTTCCAAGAAAAGATTAATAACTTTCCAGGTTACGTCTGACTTGTTGGAAAATGCACTACAAAGTGTAATGCTtcataaaataattattaaaacgaACGATATGGAGATGCGGGGGATCGAACCCCGTGCCTCTCGCATGCAAAGCGAGCGCTCTACCATTTGAGCTACATCCCCTGTTGGTTCTATTTTTACTCTGGTCTTATATCACTATTTTCTGTTTTGCTATATTAATCTGCCCGTTAAAAGAAAAAACACATTTTTGCTATATTTAGAAATTAAATTTAACTctaaattttagttttaacctAAATGAGATATTTATAACAATACAAATATCTACATCTTTTTTTAGACTATAAGTTTGAAAAATCATCCATTTTTTCTTAAATTACGTGTCCAATCAAATACTATTGCATAAACTGGAGTGGGATGACTAAACAAAAGTTTTCTTAACTTGAATATTCATATACAGTTCCAACAATAATTTATAATGGAAACTATAAGAGTCAATACGATTAAAAGTTTAGGTATATTTATAAACAAGTACATAATTAATTACTATTTAGTACAGTAAACAAAACTATAACCAATTGTGTTAAATACTAgtaatttacttattacttgaaTTTAGGGGATAATTATACGACTCGGTTGAGGCAAAATACAAACTTGAATTTTGATCAAGTCAAGCCAAAATTCAAACTTGAATTTTGATCAAGTCAAGTCAAATTGAGTCGTGATTTGATCAAAATCAGACAAATTGAATCGATAAAACACAAATATGCTTAGCCGAGATCCATTCGCTCAGTTCAGTATCCAAACCTACTTGAAAAGAAGATAACATCCATACAATGAAGGTGGTTGAGAGAATATCACAATTCAAATTCTTACCAAGATCGTGATGACATGTAACCTTAAACCTCAAGACGAACTAACAAGCAATAACTAACAAATTTTGACACTATAGAGACATAAGCAAGTTAACATGGATAATATCATAATATAACTCTAAATAAGTATGAAGTTGTATGGATTAAAATCATATCAGAGAAATTCGGCACGCAGAGACAATAGGTCGAGGTCGGACGgtcatcaataaggccgaggtcggacggtcatcaataaggccgaggtcggacggtcatcaataaggccgaggtcggacgGTCATCAATAAGGTCGAGGTCGGACGGTCATCAATAGGCCGAGGTCGGACGgtcatcaataaggccgaggtcggacggtcatcaataaggccgaggtcggacagtcatcaataaggccgaggtcaGACAATCATCAATAAGATCGAAGTCGGACAGGCCAAGGTCGGACGgtcatcaataaggccgaggtcgggcggtcatcaataaggccgaggtcgggaAGGCCGAGTTCGAACAATCATCAATAAGCCGAGGTCATACGGTCATCAATACGGTCGAGGTCGATTAGGCCGAGGTCGGACAATCATCAATAAGGCCAAGATCAGGCAGTGATGAAACAACTAGCTTGCTTTAGAATCCTCAAAGTAGAATTCCCTCTAATTGTACTTTTTATATGGataccccttataaataggaggggAGGACTTTCCAAAAACGGGGGCTCTCTatctctccctctccctctcttTAGAAAATATGTAAACACCCATCTCTAAAGAGATTAGAGGATCTGTGATCCCAGACCTTCATCATATCCGAAAAGGGTCCTAAGgttcttgtatttatttatcgttcatctttatcaaatgaaagagGAACCGTATCAATAAAGATTGGGTgaatcttttcttttatttacattttattgtcatttaatgttacttaatgcatcaTTCTTTGTGTTATTAAGTCTGGTCATGATCATTGTCAGCGTTCATACTCAGCTATGTTTTTCTATTCAGATTATTCATCTCGGATCTAGAATTAATTATCcttaactaggatttaccctccatcttcttatttaattagtttaacaaaaaaaaGGTCTCATactttttttggtcaaacaatttggcgtcgtctggggggattttctagttaaaaatttagtttcttctagatctaaAATTCGATTCTAGCAAGTTCTTGTGTAGCTTCTAAAACACATACATTTACCACAGTTTTTGCTTACTAATGACCCACAAAATCTTCATGAGTCACATGTCACAACTTTCTGAAAGAACATTTCCTTGTAAATGTTACTTATTAATATAATCCCTTAGGTAAGAAAATCTCAGCCAAAGAATGACACAACTAGGGAACAGGTTTATGCTCTTTGGTTCAACTGCAGGGTTCATGGATATAACTGCACGTTTGATATTAAGCTGAAATAAAATTTCATCTAGTTACTGAAACACCCGCAGGAACATATTCATATGTGAAATCTATCCTGATATGCAAACTTGACTTACGTAGTAGTTTCTTAATGCCTGCTACAATTTGGATCTCAAGTTTGAGTCCTCCTGGAGGCAGGTTTTTATATTctaaaagggaagaatccacccATTTCAAGGACCAGTATGGGTTGCAGGTAGAAGTAGACCATGTTCAACTGGATTATGTAGTTCTCTGTGCCAGTCGCATAAGGGACCACATTAGCATCTCAAAGTTGTTCAGTACTTTGGACACTGCTCAAGTCCAGGTGTATTAGATTGGATAATCTTAGTCTAATTATTGCTTGCTAGTTTATCATTTTGTTTATTGTGCTCTCTGGTTACCTTATTGAGTTCTATTGAGAATTCTATCCGGTTGCAAAATATTCAGTATATAAGCGATGGTTCTTGAAGTTAATATATTTTCACCTCATGGGAGGTCACAGACGCAGACTGCATTTTCAACTTCATCATCATTAAAAAGACAACATTCACGAGGTGATGAATTTGAGAGTTGTTCGACTCTACTTCAGCGTCACCGCTTCCTGCTAACTGCGATTGCCCTCCTAACATTTCTTTGCACTATCTATCTCTACTTTGCAGTCACTTTAGGGGCCAGCGACTCATGTTCTGGTTCGAAAGGGACTCAAAAAGCAGCATGCTATGTGGAGAGTGGAAAAGCATCAATGGCCAAAAGCAAACTCAAGTTCTTCTAGCACATTGATGGTTTTCTAGCTGAAATAGCAGTTAGCTGGACGATTGCTCCTTTCTTTCCTAGTGAGGGGAATACTCGTATAGCTCAATGTAACATTCCTCCCTACTCGCCGACCAATCAAATCGAGGTAACGAATAATTTTACTTGgtttaactaactatttttctaagtgggatagaagcaggagcattttcCCAGATGCGCGAACAGGAAACGCCTCATATTctccaatgcaagcaaaattaagcaaactgggactcacccaAGAAACACAGAAGCTAAGCAAAATTGGGACTCCCCCAGGGAACACCCAATATTCACCAGTATCTACTATTGCTTTAACAATTAATATTGTTTTGTACATTTAGTGATGCCCTCTTCAAAACAGTGGTTATTAGCTACAAGGTGCAGATTGTAATGCCTTGTTGCACGGCTTCAGTGCACGCGTTTAAGCGGTACCTAAGTGAGGTGAAGAACGCAGCTTGTGCCGTTAACTGTACCTGAGTCTATAGCAACACTTAAATATGAAAAGTATATTGAAATTTCACATATCACATATGAAGACACATATTTTTACATGTTGTGGTCAATGTGTTGATGTTAACAATCTGCTCGAGTTTATTATTCCTTTACCATTTGTTATATTACATATTCACTTATATGTGATTGAGGTTATTTCAACTCAGGTTATTGCAGTGGCTTATACTATCATGACGACAAGATCACTTGAGCTAAGCTGGAAAGTGAGGGCATTTCGAGTTTTACCAATGTTTCTATTGCCTGGCTTATCCTTCGTTACAtaacccctacggccaagggtcatcgctaaaaagaagaattcaacctcgttcgaattacaacgggttaacatttcggccttagctcgaaataatacccctacggccaagggccatcgccaaaaggaagaattcgaccttgctcgaattacaacgggttaatatttcggccttagctcgaaataacacccctatagccaagggtcatcgccaaaaagaagaattcgacctcgctcgaattacaacgggttaacatttcggccTTAGCTTGAAATAACATCCATACGGCCAAGGCagaatttgacctcgctcgaattataacgggttaatatttcggccttagcccaaaataacacccctacggccaagggccatcgccaaaaagaacaattcgacctcgctcgaattacaatgggttaacatttcgtcCTTAGcccgaaataacacccctacggccaagggcaatcgccaaaaagaagaattcgacctcgctcgaattacaacgggttaacatttcggccTTAGcccgaaataacacccctacggccaagggccatcgccaaaaagaagaattcgacctcgctcgaattacaacgggttaacatttcggccTTAGCCCGAAATAACACCCATAcgaccaagggccatcgccaaaaagaagaattcgacctcgctcgctcgaattacaactaGTTAACATTTTGGTCTTTGcccgaaataacacccctacggccaagggccatcgccaaaaagaagaattcgacctcgctcgaattacaacgggttaatatttcagcCTTAGCcccaaataacacccctacggccaagggccatcgctaaAAAAAAGAAtctgacctcgctcgaattacaacgggttaacatttcggccTTAGCCCGAAATAACACTCCTCGCCCAAATGTAATTCGGCCTCCTCGCCCGAAGATCGGCACCCTCAGCCGCTATCTACACTAGTCGACTTCCCCATCCGAATTTCTCGAACTACGATTAATGAAGTCCGCTCACCAAGCTCGACTAAGAGATGACCTcgataagcggagggactaactgtatgggccAAAATCAGATCAGGGAAATTCGGGACGCAGAGACAATAGGCCGAGGTCGGACGgtcatcaataaggccgaggtaGGACAatcatcaataaggccgaggtcgcACAATTATTAATAAGACTGAGGTCGGACAGGCCGAGGTTGGACGgtcatcaataaggccgaggtcgagcggttatcaataaggccgaggtcgggaAGGCCGAGTTCAGACAATCATCAATAAGGTCGAGGTTGGACAGGCCGAGGTCAGACAGTCATCAATACGGTCGAGGTCGGATAGGCCGAGGTCGAACAATtatcaataaggccgaggtcaGGCAGTGATGAAATAGCTAGCTTGCTTTAGAATTCTCAAAGGGAATATTCTCTCTAGTTGTACTTTTTATATGGAAACCCATTATAAATAGGAGGGGGggctctctctctccctctccctctctctaAAAAATATGTAAACACTCATCTCCAAAGAGATTAGAGGATTTGTGATCATAAAATCCGAAAAGGGTCCTAAggttcttgtatttgtttatcgttcatctttatcaaatgaaagagGACCCGTATCACTCAAGATTGggtgaatcttttcctttatttacattttattgtcatttaatgttacttaatgcatcttTCTTTGTGCTATTAAGTTCGGTCATGATCACTGTCTGCGTTCATACTcaactatgtttttctatttatattattcatctcggatctagaattaattattcttaactaggatttaccctTCATCTTCTTATTTAGttagtttaacaaaaaaaaaaaaagtttcgtACTTTTTTTGGTCAAACAGAAGTATCCAAATACAATTTCGAGGACTGATAGTGCAAATTATAAATTACCGTCGCCAAATAATACAACATCACTATCTAGAACAAGATATAATAACAATAGAATAAGAAAAGTTCAAGGCATTACGGTCCAATCCAAGCAGCTCACTCGATCTAGTCGTCACGTAAACTTTTATGCACCCTCCTGTACGACTCCTTGTTCGACTTGAATAAATAGCTTATGGTTATTCAAAAAACTTTTTTTATTTGGTTATATCAACCCAATAGTTTATATACGGGCTTACATTATAAAACAATCGAAATAGtacaaataaaaataagaaagagcAAAAGTCTTTCCTTATTAATCTTTGCAAGGGGCACCATCCCCAAAAAATAATGTAAAAATGCAACATTAGTACTTAATACTTTATGACATCATTTTGTTTAGAGATAAGTTATATAAGGATTAAGTTATAAATATTAGTTATTGTAGGCGTATAAAATTTGTGATATTTAAATTtgtaaattaatttggactatatcaagatatattggtccagATAAATTTTATGTGCTAATATATaaatgaattaattatataagcccaatatatatagattaaataaataaatcttaatCTATTGGGCTAGCCTATTTAATTgagctaaagtgatgagcccacttcattaagcccaagatgacatcttcctagaggcccagtatcatgtcacgtgtcaaatgacgtggcgtgCCAAGTCAAACGggagagccaataggatcatgccacgtgtcaaaatgacaaggcatgccaag contains:
- the LOC104214001 gene encoding uncharacterized protein isoform X2, whose protein sequence is MSVAVPSCSHLSVNSLLQRGTSRDHLQYYRGGTLALSATKKQKYSSFTINAQQTYTSQITVQADMPLYESPDASFDRYMEDKPRVFKAIFPENRGTQRVNEEEWRIRMEPIVFLFLTAWPVVIMRIRYKTKGKEYPSGVPTNTSTVLELKITKWDLEGVTEGENKPSEFRINMEGALYPDRRGTRSRIKGYEEYGGKYAA
- the LOC104214001 gene encoding uncharacterized protein isoform X1: MSVAVPSCSHLSVNSLLQRGTSRDHLQYYRGGTLALSATKKQKYSSFTINAQQTYTSQITVQADMPLYESPDASFDRYMEDKPRVFKAIFPENRGTQRVNEEEWRIRMEPIVFLFLTAWPVVIMRIRYKTKGKEYPSGVPTNTSTVLELKITKWDLEGVTEGENKPSEFRINMEGALYPDRRGTRSRIKGHFNMSLSFAPPPMLALVPPHVHQHVTQSVMKNMAESMQHKVRDNLLADYTKFKKENYKNIPPPQ